The following are from one region of the Centroberyx gerrardi isolate f3 chromosome 16, fCenGer3.hap1.cur.20231027, whole genome shotgun sequence genome:
- the rab33a gene encoding ras-related protein Rab-33A, producing MTNDSPEEETRAPGGGGGEGGGGGGGGGGGRGGNNTRRNRADDNVTILTSSMDLSRAARSRPSSSSHDAAPSLTSSVDLSASSLELSIQTRIFKIIVIGDSNVGKTCLTFRFTGGSFPDKTEATIGVDFREKAVEIEGETIKVQVWDTAGQERFRKSMVEHYYRNVHAVVFVYDVTKMASFRNLQTWIQECNGHRVSASVPRVLVGNKCDLVDQIQVPSNMALKFADAHNMLLFETSAKDPRESQNVDSIFMSLACRLKAQKSLLYRDVEREDGRVRLTQETETKSNCPC from the exons ATGACCAACGATTCCCCGGAGGAGGAGACCCGAGCCccgggcggaggaggaggagaaggaggaggaggaggaggaggcggaggaggagggagaggaggaaacaacACAAGAAGAAACCGAGCGGACGACAATGTCACCATCCTGACATCCTCCATGGATTTAAGCCGAGCCGCGCGGAGCcgacccagcagcagcagccacgaCGCCGCCCCGAGCCTCACGTCCTCCGTGGACCTGAGCGCCTCCTCCCTGGAGCTGAGCATCCAGACGCGGATCTTTAAGATCATCGTCATCGGGGACTCCAACGTGGGGAAGACCTGCCTCACCTTCCGCTTCACCGGCGGGAGCTTCCCCGACAAGACCGAGGCCACCATCGGCGTGGATTTCAGGGAGAAGGCGGTGGAGATCGAGGGGGAGACCATCAAG GTGCAGGTATGGGACACAGCAGGTCAGGAGCGTTTCCGTAAGTCCATGGTGGAACACTACTACCGCAACGTCCACGCCGTGGTCTTCGTGTACGATGTCACCAAGATGGCCTCCTTCCGCAACCTACAGACGTGGATACAG GAGTGTAACGGCCACCGGGTCTCAGCATCTGTACCTCGAGTCCTGGTGGGAAACAAGTGTGACCTGGTTGACCAAATACAG GTGCCCTCCAACATGGCGCTGAAGTTCGCCGACGCCCACAACATGCTGCTGTTTGAGACGTCGGCCAAGGACCCGAGGGAGAGCCAGAACGTCGACTCCATCTTCATGTCCCTGGCCTGCCGCCTCAAGGCCCAGAAGTCCCTGCTCTACAGAGACGTGGAGAGAGAGGACGGCAGAGTGAGACTCACGCAAGAGACTGAAACAAAGAGCAATTGTCCTTGttga